The genome window GGCCGGGCGGCATCGCCGCTGCGGCAAATGGCAGCCGTATGAAAGTTCGGTGAAAGTGCCGCTGATCGTCTGCGGTCCGGGAGTGAAGGCGGATTGGGTGGATCAGGAGCATTTGGTCAGCGGCGTCGATCTGGTTCCGACTGTCTGCGAATTCGCCGGTGTGGCGCCGCCGCCGAATATGCGCGGGCGTTCGCTGGTGCCGCTGCTGCGCGGAGCCGCGCCGCAGGAATGGCGCGACCATGTTTATTATTCCTTCCAGCACACCGGCCGCTGCATCCGGACGAAAAAGTATAAATATGTGATGCGCTACAAATTTTCAGGCCAGGTTCCAAAGCCGCCTGCCGCTTCGAACGTTCTCGACCTGCCGTTTGTCCTGAAAGAAGGCGGCGCGCCGGCGAGGTTTGTTCCCGGCGAGGGGGCCCGATTTGAAAAAGAGCCGAACGAGTTTCTGTTCGATCTGGAAAACGATCCGTGGGAAACGAAAAACCTTGCCGGCGATGGCCAACATGCCGACACGCTGGCGGCGCACCGCCGGCTGCTGAAGGACTGGGAACAAAAGCTCACAATCGGAACGCGCTTTGACCGCAATTGAGCGTAAATATCTTATGAATAAAAAATGGATCATCTCATTAATGTGCTTCTGCGGCATGGCCCTGAGCGCTGTGTCCAAAGACCGGATGAATGTCGTATTTATCCTCGCGGACGATCTCGGCTGGAGCGATACGACGCTGAATGGAACCACCGACCTTTACCGTACGCCGAACCTGGAACGGCTCGCGGCCCGCGGCATGACCTTTTCCCATGCTTATACGGCCAGTCCGCTCTGCTCGCCCACGCGGGCAAGCATTTTGACCGGCCAGACCCCGGCCCGCAACGGATCGGTTCGCCCCCAGCACCATTTGAAAACCGTTCGCATGAAATCGCAGGTGGCGGCGTCCGCTCCGCCGAGCGCGAAGGCGCTGGATTGCGAGTCGGTCACGCGGCTGGATACAAAATTTCCAACCCTTGGAAAAATGTTCAAATCCGCCGGTTACGCGACGGCCCATTTCGGTAAGTGGCATTTGGGGCCGGAGCCGTACAGTCCGCTGCAGCACGGGTTTGATGTCGATCTTCCACACACGCCGGGCCCAGGTCCGGCTGGCAGTTATCTCGCGCCGTGGACATTTGGCGCGGACCCGCAGTCCCGGGGCTTTAAAGAAAAAACGCCACTGGAGCACATCGAAGACCGCATGGGAGACGAAGCGGTGCAGTGGCTTCAGTCGTTGTCTGAAGATCAGCCGTTCTTTATGAACTACTGGATGTTTTCGGTTCACGGTCCGCTGGATGCAAAACCAGATCTGGTCGAAAAATATCGCAAGCTGGTCAAGCCTGGCTCGGGGCAGCAATCTCCAACTTATGCCGCGATGATTCAGTCGATGGATAAAGCCGTCGGGAAACTTCTCGATGCCGTGGATGCCGCCGGAGTTGCGGACCGGACGATCATCATTTTCATGTCGGACAATGGAGGCGTTACGCATCTGGGCCTTTTAGAAACGGATGCCGACGGCAAAAAGTATAAGACTGCGGCAACGTCCAATACGCCGCTGCGCGGCGGGAAGGCGACGATTTATGACGGCGGAATCCGGGTGCCCTGCGTAGTGGTCTGGCCGGGCGTTACCAAGCCGGGATCAAAATCGGATGCGATGATCCAGAGCACGGATTTTTATCCGACCTTGCTGAACGGCCTCGGAATTTCCCTGCCCGACGACTGGACGCTGGACGGTCGGGATTTTTCCCGGGCGCTGCGCGGCAAGTCGTTCGATCGTGATCCGGTGATTACGTATTTCCCGTACGGTCCTCACGTGGCCGATTGGCTGCCGCCGTCCGCTGCGGTCCATGTCGGGGACTGGAAGCTGATCCGTTTGTTCTGGCAGGGCGAAAACGGTGCGCATGACTACCGACTGTATAACCTGAAAGAGGACATTGGCGAAAAACAGAATCTGGCTGAAAAATATCCGGAAAAGGTCAGCGAGATGGACCGTCTGATCAGTCGCCATCTGGAAGAAACCGCCGCGGTTCTCCCGCAGCCCAATCCGGCGTTTGATCCGTCAAAATATCAGCCGGATCAGATCGGCGTTCAGGCCGGCGGCGGACTGAACATGCGGGCTCAGATTTTTCGCGGGCCGGACGGAACGAAGATTGAAAAGCCGGCACAGAAAAAGAAGCAGGGAAAGAGCAGGGAATAATGGAAAAGAAGAATGTGGTTTATATGTTTGCCGACCAGCTGGCGGCTTGTGCTCTGAAACTTTACGGCGGGAACTGGATCGATACGCCGAATATCGACCGGCTGGCGCAGATGGGAACAACGCTGGACAACAGCGTTTCAACCTTTCCGGTCAGCTCTCCGTACCGCTCCATGCTGATGACCGGCCGTTATCCGCAAACGACCGGCCATATCGTCAACCATCTCTGTTCCCGTCATGACGAAATCGGAATTGCCGATGCATTTTCTCACGCGGGATATAAAACCGGTTATGTCGGTAAGTGGCATCTGCACCGTGGATCGTTCCCTGACAGCATGGCGTGTGACTGGGTTCCCGCAGGCCGTTCACGACTCGGCTGGGATTACTGGCGGGCCTATAACCAGCACATGATTTATTTCGACGGCCCGGTTCACGCCGGCGACTGGCTGAGCGATCAGGTGGAACCGCACGAAGTGAACCGCCCGCAATGGAGGGGATATGAAACCGACGGGCTGTGGGAGTTTTCCAAAGAGTTCCTTTCGGAAAACAAAGACGACCCGTTCATCCTGATGCTTTCCCCGCACCAGCCTCACAAAACGCCGGGCGTGTTTGCGCCGGAAAAATATTATGAAAATCTTCCGGAGCGCTTTGAACTGCCGCCGTCTGTGCCGGAGGAACAGGTCGAAGAGACGCAGGAAATGCTTCGCCATTATCTGGCGATGATTCTGACGATCGATGAAATGCTCGGCAACCTGCTCGATTTTCTCGAAGAAAACGGTCTGATGAAAAACACCTATTTCGTGTTCACCTCCGACCACGGGACCCAGCTTGGGATGCACGGACTTCCGCCGTGGGAAAAACAATACCCTTATGAAGAAAGCCTGAAAACGCCGTTTATCATCTCTGGACCGGGAATCGCCGCCGGCGTTCGGTCCGACATGCTGATGGCTCCGGTCGATATCATGCCGACGCTCTGTTCGCTGTGTTCCGTTTCCATTCCCAAAACCGTGGAAGGCATGGACCTTTCGCAGAAGGTTCTCGGCGAAGACGCCGCCGATGAGCGCGAAGCGGCGCTGACGATGAATTATTCCAATGCATACGGCTCACTGAAAGAGGGCCGCCAGTGGCGCGGGATTCGCACCAAAACGCATTCTTATATTCGTCATTTTGGCGGTTGCTGTGAATTGTATGATTTGCAGGTCGACCCTTTGCAGATGAACAACCTCGCGGATGATCCGGCGTTCGAACCGGTTTTCCAAGGTTTGGAAAAAACGCTCGGCGAACAGCTCGCCGAGCGGGGCGACACCTTTTGCGCCTGCAAGGAACTGCGTTCCTGGTTCGATTCCGAGCGCCGCGTGGTCGCCAACGCCTTCGGCCCGCTTCCGCACCCGGAAACAGAACCGGATTGGTCACTGCTTTAAGAGAGGAAGATTATGCTGTTAGAGATTACAAAGACCATTGGATGTATGGGGATAATCTGCGGGCTTGCCGCGCAGGCGGACGTGAATATTCCCGGGCGGATTGAGTTCGAAAATTTTGACGACGGCGGCGAGAGCGTTGCCTGGCACGATGATCAGCAGAAGCACGGGCTGGCATCATTCCGTCCGGAAACCTTTGTTGATGTCGAGCCGACAATGGATGTCGACGGCGAATACAATGTCGGATGGACCGCAGCCGGTGAGTGGCTGAAGTATACGGTTAATGTGAGAAAGGGCGGGGTGTATACTCCTCAGTTTCGCCTTACGTCGGTCCATAATTCGTCCATTATGATTCAGGGCCGGCGCGACAGTAAATCCGGATTCAAGACGCTTGAAACGGTCAGTATTCCATCGACCGGCGGAATTAAGAACTGGCAAACCGTTGCCTGTTCAGGTTTTCAGCTGGACAAAGGAACATGGGAACTGCGTTTTGTTCTGGGGTACGGCGGGATGAACCTGAACTGGGTGGAATTGGTTCCGGGCGGCGAGCTTTCTGCGGCTGCGCAGTTGCGCAAAGAGTTGAAAGGAAAAGGGCAGGAGGAACAGGTCGAACTCGTTCTGGATGCAATGACGTTTGAGGAGAAGGCCCGGCTTTGTATTGGCGGCGGCATCCTGAATTTTGCCGGAGTTCCAAGGCTTGGAATTCCGCCGATGAACTGCAGCGACGGGCCGCGCGGCCCGAAGCATCCGCAGGGAACGGCGTTTCCTGCGGGACCCGGACAGAGCGCTTCATGGAATCCGCAGCTCCTGCGCGAGATGGGAGAGGTTTGGGGCAAAGAATGCCATGCTCTTGGCGGACGGGAGGTGGCGGTTTTGCTGGCCCCGGCATTTAATATTCTCCGGGACCCTTTAGGCGGTCGTTTTTTTGAATATTACAGTGAAGACCCTTTCCTGAACGGCGCGCTGATCGTTCCGGTTGTTGAGGGACTGCAGTCTGAGCGGGTGGCTGCCTGCCTGAAGCATTTTGTGGCGAATAACCGCGAGGCGAACCGGAACCGTTACATCAGCCATATGGATGAGCGGACGTTGCGCGAAATTTACCTGCCCGCTTTCCGGATGGGGGTCGAGGCCGGAGCATGGACGGTGATGACCGGAGCGAACGGCGTTCAGATTGAGGGTAGGAATGATCGAGATCTGCTGCTGAGCGATAACCGGTTTCTGCTGACCGATATTTTGAAAGGAGAGAGGGGGTTTAAAGGATTTGTGATGACGGACTGGTGCGGTACGCGCAGCACGGAGCTGGCGGCTAACGCCGGACTGGATGTGTCTATGCCGTGGCGCGGCGGTCCGAATTATTATCAGAATCATCTTTTTGGCCAGCTGCTGCTGGATGCGGTGGAAGAAGGGCGCGTGTCGAAAGACCTTGTGGAAGATAAGGCGCGCCGCGTACTGCGCGTCGCCGCCTTCACCGGTGTGTTGGACGGCAGCTTTAATTTGACGGTTGGGATTGATGAGGCAAACCATCAGGTGGCACTTGAGCTGGCGGAGGAATCGGCGGTTCTGCTCAAGAATGAAAACCTGCTTCCGTTTGATCGCTCATCGGTGAAGGAGCTTCTGGTGGTCGGTCCGAATGCCGACCAGTATTTCTGCGGTCCGCTGCTCGGCGGCAGTTCGTGGGCGCCGGCACAGGATGAGGTGACGATCTTGCGGGGCATTCGGGAAGCTGCCGGCGATCAGGTGAATGTAACAACGATGGACCTCGGCGACATGTTCGGTTTTTGTCCGATTACGGCCAAGGATCTGGTTCCGAATGAAGACGGAACAAAAGGCTTTAAGGCGGAGTATCGTAAAGCCCGCGGCGGTGCGGTACTGAAAGCCGAGATGGTGGATGCCGTTGATTTCGTCTGGGAAATGCGTTCGCCCGATCTGGAAAAGCTTGGGATGGATTCGTTTCATTGCACGTATATCGCCCGCATCAATCCGCCGGTCAGCGGAATGTATACGCTGCGTGTTCGTGCCGACGACAAGGCCCGGTTGGGGGATCTGCTTAACGGCCGCGGCGCGTCGCTGGCTTTTGCGGACATCAATCAGAGCGGCGAGGCGTTTGCAACGGTGGAGATGCAGAAAGGCGTGCCATTTCCGGTGCGGATTGATTTTGAAGAGATTTCCGGGGATGCGTCTGTGCAGCTGGCTTGGTCGCTTCCCGGCGAACGGCCGGAAGCCGCGCAGGCGATGGAACAGATGGTCGCGGTGGCCAAAGGTGCGGATGCTGTTGTGTTTGTCGGCGGGCTGAATCATGCCCTTGATACGGAAGGTCGCGACCGGGCAACGATGAATTTTCCACCGGATCAGGTGACGCTTATCCAAATGCTGTCGGTCGCCAACCCGAATACGGCGGTTGTGTTGATCAACGGTTCGCCGGTTGAGCTCGGCGGATGGATCGGAACTGTGCCGGCGGTGCTCGAATCGTGGTATAACGGAGAATCCGCCGGAACGGCGGTCGGCCGGATTCTGTTCGGCGATGTGAATCCATCGGGTCGGCTGCCGTTCACCTGGCCCAGTCATCTGGAAGAAACCCCGGCGCACGCAGTGGGTTCGCAGACGGCGGATGATATTTACTATAACGAGCGGATTTATGTCGGATACCGGTATTATGACAAACAGAGTATTCAGCCGCAGTTCCCGTTTGGCCATGGTCTGAGCTACACGTCGTTCACCTATGATAACCTGACAGTGGAACCGTCGAAGGACAAAGACTATCCGTTGACCGCGTCCGTGACGGTGAAAAATACCGGTGCGGTTTCCGGCAAGGAAACGGTGCAGGTGTATGTCAGTGATCCGGAAAGTTCAGTGGATCAGCCGGTCAAGGAGCTCGCCGGATTTGCCAAGGTTGATTTGAAACCCGGCGAGTCAAAAAGCGTAAGCATTCCTCTGCACTGGACGGCGTTTCAGTTTTTCGATCCGGTATCCAGGGTCTGGAAGTTTGAACCCGGTGAGTTCAGGATTATTGCGGCCCGATCTGCGGAAGATTTGCAGATGTCCATTATGATTTCCGTGAATGAGCTGTAGGCGGTTACTTCCGGAAAGCGGAAGGGGATTTCCCGGTGTAGCTTTTAAACAAACGGGAGAAGTAGTAGGGGTCTTCGAAGCCGCACTGGTCCGCAATTTCGACGATGTTCAGCTCCGGATTCATCAGCAGTTTTTTCGCGTGGTCGATTCGTACGGAGACGATCGTCTTCATGGGTGACTGGCCCATGTAGTGTTTGAACAAATGCCGCAGGTAGTCCTTGCTGACAAAAAGCTGTCCAGCGACTTCATCGATGGACAGGTTGCCGGCTTTTTCTTCGATAATGTTCAGTGCCTGTGAAACCAGCGCCTGCTTGCGGTCCTGCGGTACATTTTCCTTAATGGCCCGTTTAATCAGCCCGATGGCGGCAAGCAGGTAGCCTTCTGATATCTGGGAGTAACCGGTTCGTTGTGTGGTCAGTTCCTGCATCAGTTTTTGCAGGCAACCCTTTATTTCACCGGTGGCATCCACCCATAAGCCCTGTGATGATTTAAGGTCACAGTCGGAAATGCAGAGGCAGATGGATGTGATTGTTGTTTCGGAAATCTGGTTGTGGACAACATGCGATGGGATGACGCTGAAGCAGTTGCTTTGCACGTTATAGGTTTGTCCGTCAATCGTGGTGGTTCCTGTTCCTGCCAGGAAATAGACGATCTCGACAGCGCGATGTATATGGTCGGAAGCCGCGTCACTTCCTTTTTCTACATCAATCTTGAATGCATATCGTAATCTCACAGGAACCCTTTTTAGAGATAAAAACGCGCTAGTTTAGCGATGGAGCCGGGATGACACAAGGTTCTTCCGTCAAAGACGGGCTCTTCTCCAAAGCAACGGTGATGCGTAAATTGATTATCGCGGCTAACTCTGCGATTAAAACCCAGAGTTTGTGGTCGGTCCGGCTTGATGGAAATACGAACTTCTCTAAAACCACTCTCTATCAAGATCGGTGTCGATCGAGGTGACAATGCGAACTTAAAAATTTTCACGTTCTGTTTTTGTAAGATATTGTACATCAATAATTTGAAGGTTGATTCCATAAAAACGGGTCAGCTTTGCTTTGTGTTCGATTTTTAGACGATTATTCAGCTTGGTCCACCTTTCCAAATAGCAATGCAAATCTATCCGGTTTCGCAAACCTAACCTTCGGATCACTAAAAACCTTAAAGTTCCGGTACAGATGCAACCGGGAATGCCTGAATCACCTTGTCTGTGTAAGTCTTGATTATATCGACTGCATCAATCGCGAATAGCTGGGGTATTATAACAATCACTGGTCGTATTAGGGTGTGGATATCGGAAACAAGGTTTTGCGACCGGATTTTACGCCGACGACCGAAGGCGAGATTAAGCGGGAACAGAGACTCGGCGGCATTATTTCGTGGTACTACCGCGCAGCTGCTTAAACCTGTTCCGGCCAGTATTATCAGAGCGCGACTCTCCGTTCGGTATGGTCTGCTGATCTATCACGCCTTGACTCTGCCAATCTTGCTGTTTTGACTTCAATCATCGTTTCTCTCGTCAGAGAAAATTGCGCTCTCTTTTGAAATTGCTCTGCAATCCTCTTTTACCTGCTACAGTCAAAGGATTTTACGACCTGCGCTTTGTTTTCGAACGGATCACTCTGAGGCAGCAAAGATGCGGTTTGCTAAGTTTTTTTGAAATTTTTTGAGCGTTTGTGACTGGTTTGCGATGGTATGTTGTTCAGATGAAGGAGCCAACTCAGGAAGAAATTGCACAGCGTTTAGGGGTTTCTCGTTCGACGGTCAGCAGGGTGTTACGGAATATATCCGGACCAAAGTCCAGCACGGCGGCGCGAATTATCGAAGCAGCCCGCGAAATGGGGTATCGTCTGCCGGCTACGGAAAATACGGCGGCCCGTAAAGGAGCCGGACGGCAGAAGTCGACGGTGCTGGGGCTGTTGCTCAGTATTCCGGATCAGCGCACATCGCAGACTGCCGAGGTGCCGATGCGTGTTCTGCACGGGGCCACGGATGCGGCCCGCGAACGGGATGTGCTGCTTCATGTCGAGTACACGACGGTCAGCGCTGCCAGCAGTATTGCCTCATTTCAGGACCTTCCGTCATCATTGCGTAAAAAAATAGTTTCCGGAGCGCTTTTGCTAGGTGAAATGAGTTCTCAGGCCATCTCCCTGATTTCTGAAAAGAAACCGTGTGTCCGGCTGATGAATCATGACCTTGGTTCGTCCCTTGATATTGTGGGGCAGGATGACCGGACTGCCGTGCGGGAACTCGTGATGCGTCTGAAAGACCTGGGGCACCGAAACATTGGATATTACTGTCGGAATCCGAAAGCATCCTATGCGCTTTCGAGGTTTTCCGGCTATGTGGAAACTCTGGCGTTAACCGGACTTCCTTATGATCCGAAAGCAACCGTTAATATTTGGGAGTATTCTGCGGAGACGGCCCTGAATGCAGTTCTGGAATCGGTGCAGAACGGCGTAACGGCGTGGATCTGCTCGCATGACGACTGCGGCTATGAACTGGTTAACTTCCTGCGTAAGCAGGGAGTTCAGGTTCCGCGGGATGTTTCAATTTGCGGATTTGACCACCTGCCGGTCCCGCGGGGAATGCCTGTGCTGACGACGATCAACTGGCCGCTTGAAGATATTGCCGCGGCAGGCATCGGCATGCTCCTTCGACGGATCAACGAGCCGGCAAGGGCCCCGGCGCAGTTGCAGTTTGGTGGGCGGATCGTTGACGGAGAATCGGTTGGTCCCGTCCGCTCCTGCTGAGGTATATTACTCGACAACTTTTCAGGCTGTGTGGAATACACTCGTTCAGTGCTGTCGCATTCAGACAGGTTTAAAGCCTGCGGTATGTATCGCCGCCATTTTGGCGACCTTGTTTAAATGCGACAAGCAAACCCGAAAATAATCCAGTTCACAGGATTTTCCTGTAGTAAAGGGGGGCGGGATCACGCCGTCGCGAAAAGATGTTCGCCACGGATGCACGGGCAACCTTTTTTGCTCATTCAATTTTTTACGAATTAATGACAATTGTCATCAAGCACCCTAATTCGGGGTATTGTATGTTTTACTCGAGAGTAAAACAATGACAAGTATGCAGCAGGTCTTGTTGAGAAAGATTTAAAGTATGCATTGTTTGTGTGAGAATCTTATTGTGATTAATAACAATGTTGAAATCAATTTCCCCTGAGGTTGTAGTTGTAATGGGAACAGGTGTGCGAGTTTCTGGGGATGCTGATACGTTGAGGGCAGACTTGAAAGAAGAACCAACGAAAATCAAAAATGTTGAGATGGTGAGTTTCCTCTTATCAGAACAAACAATAACCAATAAAAAGGCTTTCTAACGCCCGGTCCTTTGTATTTCTTCCGCCAGTTGTAAAACATGGCCTCGCTGACTCCCATCGCCGGCACAGTTCGGCAATCTTCTCACCGTTCTCTGCCTGCTTCAGGGCATATACGACCTGCTCTTCTGTGTATTTCTTCCGCTTCATTGTCCCTCCTTATCATGAGGTTAAACGAAGCCGAATCCTAAAGTATCAACTGGTCCAGTTTTCAGGGTGAACGTCACACCAAGGCGTCAGGGTTCTCCTGCTTGAATTCTGCGTCACAGAATTTTCGTTTATCAGTGTGCAGGTGGAAAACCATCAGTTGGATGTGGTCATATTGCGGGAGAAGCTTTGGGAAGTTTTCGCGGAACAGCATGGGGCGGGGGGGAGCCTGAGTCGGCGATACAGATCCCTGCGCTGATTAAAGCGGTTGTGCAAATGATTTTTCTCATCAGTATGTTTTTTTGTTGTTCATTTTTGATAATGTGCATAAAATTGCAATATAGTA of Tichowtungia aerotolerans contains these proteins:
- a CDS encoding sulfatase; the encoded protein is MNKKWIISLMCFCGMALSAVSKDRMNVVFILADDLGWSDTTLNGTTDLYRTPNLERLAARGMTFSHAYTASPLCSPTRASILTGQTPARNGSVRPQHHLKTVRMKSQVAASAPPSAKALDCESVTRLDTKFPTLGKMFKSAGYATAHFGKWHLGPEPYSPLQHGFDVDLPHTPGPGPAGSYLAPWTFGADPQSRGFKEKTPLEHIEDRMGDEAVQWLQSLSEDQPFFMNYWMFSVHGPLDAKPDLVEKYRKLVKPGSGQQSPTYAAMIQSMDKAVGKLLDAVDAAGVADRTIIIFMSDNGGVTHLGLLETDADGKKYKTAATSNTPLRGGKATIYDGGIRVPCVVVWPGVTKPGSKSDAMIQSTDFYPTLLNGLGISLPDDWTLDGRDFSRALRGKSFDRDPVITYFPYGPHVADWLPPSAAVHVGDWKLIRLFWQGENGAHDYRLYNLKEDIGEKQNLAEKYPEKVSEMDRLISRHLEETAAVLPQPNPAFDPSKYQPDQIGVQAGGGLNMRAQIFRGPDGTKIEKPAQKKKQGKSRE
- a CDS encoding sulfatase family protein, with product MEKKNVVYMFADQLAACALKLYGGNWIDTPNIDRLAQMGTTLDNSVSTFPVSSPYRSMLMTGRYPQTTGHIVNHLCSRHDEIGIADAFSHAGYKTGYVGKWHLHRGSFPDSMACDWVPAGRSRLGWDYWRAYNQHMIYFDGPVHAGDWLSDQVEPHEVNRPQWRGYETDGLWEFSKEFLSENKDDPFILMLSPHQPHKTPGVFAPEKYYENLPERFELPPSVPEEQVEETQEMLRHYLAMILTIDEMLGNLLDFLEENGLMKNTYFVFTSDHGTQLGMHGLPPWEKQYPYEESLKTPFIISGPGIAAGVRSDMLMAPVDIMPTLCSLCSVSIPKTVEGMDLSQKVLGEDAADEREAALTMNYSNAYGSLKEGRQWRGIRTKTHSYIRHFGGCCELYDLQVDPLQMNNLADDPAFEPVFQGLEKTLGEQLAERGDTFCACKELRSWFDSERRVVANAFGPLPHPETEPDWSLL
- a CDS encoding glycoside hydrolase family 3 C-terminal domain-containing protein translates to MLLEITKTIGCMGIICGLAAQADVNIPGRIEFENFDDGGESVAWHDDQQKHGLASFRPETFVDVEPTMDVDGEYNVGWTAAGEWLKYTVNVRKGGVYTPQFRLTSVHNSSIMIQGRRDSKSGFKTLETVSIPSTGGIKNWQTVACSGFQLDKGTWELRFVLGYGGMNLNWVELVPGGELSAAAQLRKELKGKGQEEQVELVLDAMTFEEKARLCIGGGILNFAGVPRLGIPPMNCSDGPRGPKHPQGTAFPAGPGQSASWNPQLLREMGEVWGKECHALGGREVAVLLAPAFNILRDPLGGRFFEYYSEDPFLNGALIVPVVEGLQSERVAACLKHFVANNREANRNRYISHMDERTLREIYLPAFRMGVEAGAWTVMTGANGVQIEGRNDRDLLLSDNRFLLTDILKGERGFKGFVMTDWCGTRSTELAANAGLDVSMPWRGGPNYYQNHLFGQLLLDAVEEGRVSKDLVEDKARRVLRVAAFTGVLDGSFNLTVGIDEANHQVALELAEESAVLLKNENLLPFDRSSVKELLVVGPNADQYFCGPLLGGSSWAPAQDEVTILRGIREAAGDQVNVTTMDLGDMFGFCPITAKDLVPNEDGTKGFKAEYRKARGGAVLKAEMVDAVDFVWEMRSPDLEKLGMDSFHCTYIARINPPVSGMYTLRVRADDKARLGDLLNGRGASLAFADINQSGEAFATVEMQKGVPFPVRIDFEEISGDASVQLAWSLPGERPEAAQAMEQMVAVAKGADAVVFVGGLNHALDTEGRDRATMNFPPDQVTLIQMLSVANPNTAVVLINGSPVELGGWIGTVPAVLESWYNGESAGTAVGRILFGDVNPSGRLPFTWPSHLEETPAHAVGSQTADDIYYNERIYVGYRYYDKQSIQPQFPFGHGLSYTSFTYDNLTVEPSKDKDYPLTASVTVKNTGAVSGKETVQVYVSDPESSVDQPVKELAGFAKVDLKPGESKSVSIPLHWTAFQFFDPVSRVWKFEPGEFRIIAARSAEDLQMSIMISVNEL
- a CDS encoding AraC family transcriptional regulator; the protein is MRLRYAFKIDVEKGSDAASDHIHRAVEIVYFLAGTGTTTIDGQTYNVQSNCFSVIPSHVVHNQISETTITSICLCISDCDLKSSQGLWVDATGEIKGCLQKLMQELTTQRTGYSQISEGYLLAAIGLIKRAIKENVPQDRKQALVSQALNIIEEKAGNLSIDEVAGQLFVSKDYLRHLFKHYMGQSPMKTIVSVRIDHAKKLLMNPELNIVEIADQCGFEDPYYFSRLFKSYTGKSPSAFRK
- a CDS encoding LacI family DNA-binding transcriptional regulator, which encodes MGYRLPATENTAARKGAGRQKSTVLGLLLSIPDQRTSQTAEVPMRVLHGATDAARERDVLLHVEYTTVSAASSIASFQDLPSSLRKKIVSGALLLGEMSSQAISLISEKKPCVRLMNHDLGSSLDIVGQDDRTAVRELVMRLKDLGHRNIGYYCRNPKASYALSRFSGYVETLALTGLPYDPKATVNIWEYSAETALNAVLESVQNGVTAWICSHDDCGYELVNFLRKQGVQVPRDVSICGFDHLPVPRGMPVLTTINWPLEDIAAAGIGMLLRRINEPARAPAQLQFGGRIVDGESVGPVRSC